A genomic window from Desulfonatronovibrio magnus includes:
- a CDS encoding four helix bundle suffix domain-containing protein, which translates to MIKDSIDRLIPAHGGFRKLRSFVVSLAVYDGTVIFCDRFVPRMSRTKDQMVQAARSGVQNIAEGSLGSAASRKIELKLTSIARASLGELIRDYEDYLCQNNLKIWHKDSSRVLKMRARLAGKLPPPAGSPDIETLKLSSRGDVFDEPLLAALHAMKTVAPEVSANVMLCMTHQASFLLARQLQRLEKDFLEQGGFTERMYRMRQASRKKGFREDVPVWPVKREESDRSDKSDWSDRSDF; encoded by the coding sequence ATGATCAAAGACAGTATTGACAGGCTTATTCCTGCTCATGGAGGATTCAGGAAACTGCGCAGCTTTGTGGTTTCGCTGGCTGTTTATGATGGAACGGTGATTTTTTGTGACCGGTTTGTTCCACGCATGTCCAGGACGAAAGATCAAATGGTGCAGGCAGCGAGAAGTGGAGTCCAGAATATTGCCGAAGGATCGCTGGGTTCTGCGGCCTCCAGAAAAATTGAGTTGAAGTTGACCAGTATTGCAAGGGCGAGTCTTGGGGAGCTTATCCGGGACTATGAAGATTATCTCTGCCAGAATAACCTGAAAATCTGGCATAAAGATTCATCACGGGTGCTAAAAATGAGAGCCAGGCTGGCAGGTAAGCTCCCACCTCCGGCTGGCAGTCCTGACATTGAAACTTTAAAGCTCTCCAGTCGAGGAGATGTATTTGATGAGCCTCTTCTGGCAGCCCTGCACGCCATGAAAACTGTTGCCCCGGAAGTATCCGCCAATGTTATGCTGTGCATGACTCATCAGGCCAGTTTTCTGCTGGCCAGGCAGCTGCAGCGCTTAGAAAAAGATTTTCTGGAGCAGGGAGGCTTTACCGAGCGAATGTACCGTATGAGACAGGCCAGCCGGAAGAAAGGTTTCAGGGAGGATGTGCCTGTCTGGCCGGTGAAGAGGGAGGAGTCGGACAGGTCGGACAAGTCGGACTGGTCTGACAGGTCTGACTTTTAA